A genomic segment from Paraburkholderia hayleyella encodes:
- a CDS encoding LysR family transcriptional regulator ArgP, whose translation MLDYALLEALAAVVRQGSFERAAAGLNVTPSAVSQRIKLLEERLGSVLVKRGQPCVATASGALLCRHTERVQLLEADLGGQLPTWPGERSGQRPTLRVAVNDDSAATWFVDAVAPFCVERGVLLDLVVDDQDHTAQRIRDGSVQGAVTTQAEPVQGCRATRLGRMRYHAVCSPEFLAQHFASGVTRETLRHAPCVVFNPKDQLQQRFIRRITRAELEPPLHWIPHVAGFLRACVMGLGWGMCPERMIAPHLARGELVALMPGRPLDVDLYWQSWRLSIGWLDDFGVMLRTRCKAWLD comes from the coding sequence ATGCTCGACTATGCCTTGCTGGAAGCGCTGGCCGCCGTGGTGCGCCAGGGTTCGTTCGAGCGCGCTGCGGCGGGATTGAATGTCACGCCATCGGCGGTCTCGCAACGCATCAAGCTGCTGGAAGAGCGGCTGGGCAGCGTGCTGGTCAAACGTGGCCAGCCGTGCGTGGCGACCGCTTCCGGTGCGCTGTTATGCCGTCATACCGAACGGGTGCAACTGCTTGAGGCCGATCTTGGCGGGCAGTTGCCCACTTGGCCCGGTGAGCGTTCTGGCCAGCGTCCCACCTTGCGCGTGGCCGTGAATGACGATAGCGCCGCCACCTGGTTTGTCGACGCGGTCGCGCCGTTTTGCGTCGAGCGCGGCGTGCTGCTCGATCTCGTGGTCGATGACCAGGACCACACCGCGCAACGTATCCGCGATGGCAGCGTGCAAGGCGCGGTCACCACCCAGGCCGAACCGGTGCAGGGTTGCCGTGCCACGCGTCTGGGGCGTATGCGTTATCACGCGGTGTGTTCGCCTGAATTTCTGGCGCAGCACTTTGCTTCTGGTGTGACGCGTGAAACGCTGCGTCATGCTCCTTGTGTTGTCTTCAATCCGAAAGACCAGTTACAGCAGCGCTTTATACGCCGTATTACGCGTGCTGAACTGGAGCCGCCGCTGCACTGGATTCCGCATGTCGCCGGGTTCTTGCGCGCGTGTGTCATGGGGCTGGGCTGGGGCATGTGCCCGGAGCGGATGATCGCGCCGCATCTGGCGCGCGGCGAGCTGGTGGCCTTGATGCCAGGACGGCCGCTCGATGTCGATCTGTACTGGCAGAGCTGGCGGCTGTCGATTGGCTGGCTCGATGATTTTGGTGTGATGCTGCGCACGCGCTGTAAGGCCTGGCTGGATTAA
- a CDS encoding LysE/ArgO family amino acid transporter, which yields MQEAQWLAFSHGVLLCASLIATIGAQNAFVLRQGILRSHVGKIVALCALSDALLIGAGVGGAAVLVERYPVFVHTVLYVGLAYLAWFGFNALRRALRPQHAGLEAQAAVPGPNPSAQRALPVVLMTLAFTWLNPHVYLDTFLLIGTAGAREPQGARMAFALGAIAVSFVWFIALGFGARLLAPLFKRAMAWRVLDGAIGTMVLTIAALQLR from the coding sequence ATGCAAGAGGCGCAGTGGCTGGCTTTTTCTCATGGGGTGCTGTTATGCGCCTCGCTCATTGCGACGATTGGCGCGCAAAACGCCTTCGTGCTGCGGCAAGGCATCTTGCGCTCGCATGTGGGCAAGATCGTCGCACTGTGCGCGCTATCGGATGCACTGCTCATTGGTGCGGGGGTGGGAGGCGCGGCGGTGCTGGTGGAGCGGTATCCGGTCTTCGTGCACACCGTGCTGTATGTCGGGCTGGCGTATCTGGCGTGGTTTGGTTTCAATGCGCTGCGGCGGGCGCTACGTCCCCAGCACGCAGGGCTTGAGGCCCAGGCCGCCGTGCCGGGGCCGAACCCGTCCGCGCAACGGGCGCTGCCCGTGGTCCTGATGACCCTCGCCTTCACTTGGCTCAATCCGCATGTTTATCTGGATACGTTTCTGCTGATCGGTACGGCGGGCGCGCGCGAGCCGCAAGGCGCACGCATGGCGTTCGCCCTGGGCGCGATCGCGGTCAGCTTTGTCTGGTTCATCGCGCTCGGGTTTGGGGCGCGGCTGCTCGCGCCGCTCTTCAAACGCGCCATGGCGTGGCGCGTGCTGGATGGCGCCATCGGCACCATGGTGCTCACCATCGCCGCGCTGCAGTTGC
- a CDS encoding MFS transporter yields the protein MSGRYSIQVRSLLALDWLNFFVANVQTGFGPFIASYLASHKWTQGEIGMALSVGTISAMVSQVPAGAAVDAMRNKKAAAFWAIVAIILSAVLLAVSPTMLAVMAAEVFHGFASCMLVPAMAALSFALVGRQNLGDRLGRNARWASIGSAVAAGLMGLCGEYVSPRAVFWLTAVLALPALFALSMIHQANQASAKPASASGGKKAITSSEKEDRETLRELLRDRRMLTFAACIVLFHLSNAAMLNLAAGEVTASMGDHVQLIIAACIVVPQAIVAMMSPWVGRSAQRWGRRPILLLGFSALPLRALLFAGVSSPYLLVPVQMLDGLSAAVFGVMLPLIAADVAGDKGRYNLCIGLFGLSAGIGATLSTAAAGFIADHFGNTVSFFGLAAAGALAVLLVWAAMPETRDPAPADAVPVPETP from the coding sequence ATGAGCGGCCGGTATTCAATCCAGGTTCGTAGCCTGCTTGCCCTCGACTGGCTGAATTTTTTCGTCGCTAACGTACAAACCGGCTTTGGGCCGTTCATTGCGTCGTATCTCGCCTCGCACAAATGGACCCAGGGCGAAATTGGCATGGCGCTGTCCGTCGGCACGATCAGTGCGATGGTCAGCCAGGTGCCGGCCGGTGCGGCCGTCGATGCAATGCGCAACAAGAAAGCCGCGGCGTTCTGGGCGATCGTCGCCATCATTCTCAGCGCCGTGTTGCTGGCCGTCAGCCCGACGATGCTCGCGGTGATGGCCGCCGAGGTGTTCCACGGTTTCGCCAGTTGCATGCTGGTGCCCGCGATGGCGGCGCTCTCGTTTGCGCTCGTCGGACGCCAGAACCTCGGCGACCGGCTCGGGCGCAACGCGCGCTGGGCCTCGATCGGCAGCGCGGTAGCCGCGGGGCTGATGGGGTTGTGCGGCGAGTATGTGTCGCCGCGCGCCGTGTTCTGGCTCACTGCCGTGCTGGCGCTGCCTGCGCTGTTCGCGCTGAGCATGATTCACCAGGCCAACCAGGCCAGCGCGAAGCCCGCCAGCGCGTCTGGCGGCAAGAAGGCCATCACGTCATCCGAAAAGGAAGACCGCGAAACCCTGCGTGAGCTGCTGCGCGACCGGCGCATGCTGACCTTCGCCGCCTGCATCGTGCTGTTCCATCTGTCGAACGCCGCCATGCTCAATCTGGCGGCAGGCGAAGTCACCGCCAGCATGGGCGACCACGTGCAACTGATCATCGCCGCGTGCATCGTCGTGCCGCAAGCGATCGTCGCCATGATGTCGCCGTGGGTGGGGCGCTCGGCGCAACGCTGGGGACGCCGGCCGATCCTGCTGCTCGGCTTTAGCGCGCTGCCACTGCGCGCGCTGCTGTTTGCCGGCGTGAGTAGCCCTTACCTGCTCGTGCCCGTGCAAATGCTCGATGGTTTAAGCGCGGCTGTTTTCGGCGTGATGCTGCCGCTGATCGCCGCCGATGTCGCGGGCGACAAGGGGCGCTACAACCTGTGCATCGGGCTCTTTGGCTTGTCAGCCGGGATCGGCGCAACGCTCAGCACGGCGGCGGCGGGCTTTATCGCCGATCACTTTGGCAATACCGTGAGCTTCTTTGGCCTTGCCGCGGCGGGTGCGCTGGCGGTGCTGCTGGTGTGGGCCGCCATGCCGGAAACACGCGATCCAGCACCCGCCGATGCGGTGCCCGTGCCTGAGACGCCGTAG